The sequence below is a genomic window from Xiphophorus maculatus strain JP 163 A chromosome 10, X_maculatus-5.0-male, whole genome shotgun sequence.
ataaaaccacattaGGACACTAACAATCCCTCTAACAAATGCAACCAAAGTATTTAGTGTCAGTGCATGACTTTTTGTTTCCCTGGGGTATAAATATGATGTGACACAGAGACTACAAGGccagaaaaaagtatttagagGAGATTATGAATAGAATGTGTATTTCCAAAGTAATAAATTACTTCAACATGATTCAATTAACTTTAGCGCAAATagtcagcaaaaataaattttatttgaatttaaatatttacagacatcAACCATTCATTGTAATAGTTTCTTTGACGCTATCTTGAAAAAGAACATCACATTGTTTTGTGGTTGCTTATAAACTGTGACAGGATTTCATTCTTTTTGTCATCAAAAATATTCTTCACCACCTGCTCCACACCGATGTCCTCCTCTTGAAGGAAACACACCTCCTGCAGGAACTGTTTCCGCAAGTCGTGAAGGAAAGTCGCTTTGCATTCGTTCAGCCGAGCAGCCAGAACCCGCATGTGTTCAGAAGGGACTTGATTTTCTACAAATTAAGCCAGCAAAGGTCGTTGttatgaaacatgaaaaacGCATATAATAAATGTCAATTGGTTAAGCTCCCAGCTGACCTCTGGCAGCCTTCATAGCCTCCGATATCAGACGTCGACAGGCCTGATCAGCCTGGTGGACCACACTGGTGGCGCACTTGAAACGATCAGCTTCCTGCAACATCAATACGATACATTTCTGAGAAATTGTTCACATCTCAACTTTTCAGCTTTGACTTCCGTTTCACTGTGTGAGAAACTGCAACACACCTTTTGTTCGCTGTTGTCTTCAGCTGGGCTCAATGGATTGCCTAATGCCACAGAGATCAACTCCATTACTCTCTGGCTGATAAAAAGTCACACAGGAAGATAaacccaggaaaaaaaaaagctttgtaaaTCACTTTGTATTTAACAAATAAGAGCCAAAAGCTGTTAATTCTGCTCTCTTACATGTCGGACTTGGACACGTCGTTTGTCGAGTTGAGCGAGATGCTTTGGGATTCCCATGGGTTCTTTTGTGGATTTGGAAATTCCAAACGCTTCTCCATCTCCATGATCACTTTGACGGGAATGGGCTTAGGTCTGCTTTGGTTCCTCCTGATGCAGGTCTCTAAATCACACTGCAGATACACCTGGCAGAATCCCAGCGACACTGCAACCACAATTCACatgtttagaaaaacaaaacaaaaaaaacacttcagggTGCTGAGGAGCATATTCTTTTGACAAAGAGTCCTTACGCTTTCTTGCAAGTTGGTACACTTCGTATCTCATGCTTGGGTAGTAGAAGTTGTCATCTAAAAGAAAGAGCAGTGGCGTCCCGTCAGTGTGTGACTCTTTAGGCTGCAGTAGAGCTTGAACACATGGTTGCCATGCAGCTCCATTGATGAGAGGGTTGCTTGGCAACTCTATCACCACTTCA
It includes:
- the pstk gene encoding L-seryl-tRNA(Sec) kinase — encoded protein: MAEAAQWSPACLCVLCGLPAAGKSTLTRRIVGTAAERGWRAAVVSYDELIPEKAYYTEVEEDGLNLTDMHCSWKSYRQAVLQCIEQVLEQPEVVIELPSNPLINGAAWQPCVQALLQPKESHTDGTPLLFLLDDNFYYPSMRYEVYQLARKLSLGFCQVYLQCDLETCIRRNQSRPKPIPVKVIMEMEKRLEFPNPQKNPWESQSISLNSTNDVSKSDIQRVMELISVALGNPLSPAEDNSEQKEADRFKCATSVVHQADQACRRLISEAMKAARENQVPSEHMRVLAARLNECKATFLHDLRKQFLQEVCFLQEEDIGVEQVVKNIFDDKKNEILSQFISNHKTM